tagcaaaataGGATGGAAGGCTGGCATGGAACTTAAAATTTTCCCACCTGGCTGGCCTGGGAGAATGGAAGCAGATAGGCTCATCCACAAAAGATAGTGCCAGAGCCTGGTCCTATGTACCTGGAAGTTATGAACCCCTCCCCTTCTCAGATGCAGAAGTAAACTAATTTGGGCCCCCTTTTCCTAACCAGCATCATATATAAGGAACGGGAGGACTTGACACTCCGGCCCCGTTACTGCCTTCAGTGCTCCTGAGTCCCCAGCAGGCCTCCAGGGGGTCAGAAGCACCGAGCAGGGTGACCACGACCAGCTTAAAGAATTATACTCGGTAAGTGGACTACACACTGATGCTGTCCGGGGGCGGCCCCTGGCTTGCTGTAATGACACCTTAGGGAGAAGGGGCATAATTAGCTAACTGgagaacaaattttaaagtttttttttttaacgtttatttatttttgagacagggagagacagagcatgaacgggggagggtcagagagagggagacacagaatctgaaacaggctccaggctctgagctggcagcacagagcccgacgcggggctcgaactcacagaccacaagatcatgacccgagccgaagtcggccgcttaaccgactgagccacccaggcgcctctggagaACAAATTTTAGATCTCGAGGCTCACGCAGAACAGCTACTCTCTTTGGAAACAAGGATTCTGGCCCAGAGATATTAAGtcaagatcacagagctggtGGTGAGAAGCAGGATGGGGAAAGAGGAGGTTGGAACAAAGAGCAGAATGGATTAAGAGTTCTGGGACGGAAACTTGTTTAGATGCCAAGAGGGGACTAGAACCTAGAACTCCTCGACTTGGCCCTGTACCATACTACAATAACATGCCTGTGGGTGACCTCTGCATTTTAACTGAGAAATCCGAGAATTCAGAGAAAACCCCCATGATGTAAAAAAAGTGGAAGAACACGGTCAGTGAGTCCGTAAACAGATGACATGGCATTGTTTAAAGAATAAGctccctaggggtgcctggctggctcagttggtggaacatgtgactcttgatctcgggattgtgagttcgagccccatgttgggtgtgattaaaaatcttaaaaacaaaacaaaaacaaaaacaaagctctGTGATGTAAATATGTTTCTGAAGTGTTGGTGCACCCCTCGGGTGAGGTTAGCAGGCAGTGATATTGCAACTGCATTGACTGCTTTCCAGATTGGTATCAAGGAAAACTCCACAATAGAGAATTAGGTCCTAGGACTAAGGGACAGAGTGAGGATTTGGCTCCAATTCGGTCAGCCCCAAATTTGCTTCCTCAGACACAGCCAAATTGGCCTGAGATCTGACTTGAGGACTAGATGAGAACAGGAGGCTATGTtactcttttgtttcctttccaggcTGGGAACCTGACGGTGCTGGCTACTGACCCCCTGCTTCACCAGGATCCAGTACAGTTAGACTTCCACTTCCGCTGCACCCCCCAAACCTCTACCCATTGGCACGGCCTTCTCTGTGATCATCGACTCTTCCTGGATATCCCATATCAGGTCTTGGATCAAGGCAACTGGGAAAGGTGACTGAGCCCTGATAGGAAAGTGGGGTGggtgagcggggaagaggcaggagggtcCCTTCTTTCATCATGTCATAATCAGGTGGTGGGCGTGCTAACCCATGAGGGTGGATTCAGGAGCTAGATACTTTCACACCACCGAACTGGCATGCAGGCAAGCCCGTGAGCTGAGCCACGATCTGGGCTTCAAGGGAGAAGAGCCCCCAGGGAGATTGATGGACCCCGATTCAGAAACACAGAAGTGAGGATCAACAACAGGATGTGTCTTCGGACTGTCTTTCTAGAGTGGCTCCTTCTCCCCAGGCCCCTCTAGGATATGGAGGTCAGTCCTGTTGTAATCCCTGGGCTTCGGAGAAACATTTACCAACACCAGCTTATCAACTTTCATTTCCTGGCTTGGGTCAGGAAAAAATTGAGCCATGAGGTTTCTTCTACTCAAGTAGGTGTTTGGATTTTGAATTCACTAAATATTTCATCAACTAGGATTCCTCTTTCTGGCCCCTAGTTTGACTGCCACACTGGAGTATGTGGAGGAGAAGACCAACGTGGACTTGGTGTTTGTAAGCTTCCAAAATAACCGGAATGACAGAGGTAGGGATTGGCAGTCCTTCCTGGCCCCTGGTGCTGAAGTAGCTGACAGCAACTTTTCCTTTGTAGGAGACCCTCTtccctgactttttaaaaaagatcacaCTCATGCACATTTCAGGGATTTAACCACCATCATCCCCACCCCCGTTCCAAGGAAATGAAGGCAACTAGCACTCTGTTCTCAGATTACACTTGGATTATGAGGAAAGCCTCGAAGGTAGATTTCAGAAGCCAGACCGAGGAAGCACTGGTGACATTAACAGAACTATTCAAGGCATGTAGCTGGTAGGACAGAAAGGACCTCAAATGTATTAAGCACCTACAGTGTGAAAGTGTTGGGTATAGGGCCAGGAAGATAGGAATGGGTTTATCCGGATGCTTGGAGCACACGTTCCAGAAACTAcgacctcctccctcctcctcccccgcttCTGTGGGACAGAAGATGGTCAAGAGCTTAGTACACCATCATTGTTAGGCATTTCATGATCATCTTATTTAATCAAATTCTGAGGAAGATCACCATCttataaatggaaaaactaaAGCTCCAAAAGGGTAACTTGTACAGTGTCACAAAGCTTAGCAAGCCTTAGAGCCAGGGGTGGAGTGTAGGTTTGTTAGTCCAAAGCAGATCACCCTAATGCTTGCACTACATGGCTTCCCTTCAGCCACTCCCTAAAGAAGCCAAATCCAGGGAAAGTTGTATAGAGCCTcaaaaaatgttctaatttttttttcacaggtGCCCTGCTACGGGCCTTCAGCTACATGGGCTTTGAGGTGGTCAGACCAGATcaccctgtcctccctccctgggaCAATGTCATCTTTATGGTGTATCCCCTTGAAAGGGAACTTGGCCACCTGCCCAGTGAGCCTCCCTGAACATGCCTATTCCTGTTGAGGGGCTGGGAGCCTTGACCAGTGGGAACCAAGATGTGATTCAGGACACTTTCATCCTAGAAATAAAGGGTAGTGCAATCATCAAGTGTTCACTATttctgggggtgtgggggaaggcAGGGTTGGCTGTAGTGGAACATTAGCCTTACAGAACTGAATTCACTATAGAATAAACGTTTAATGATGGAAAagtcagagagggaagagagccaAGGATTTTAGGTTCCTTTGCTTTCCCCTCTACTCCAAAATCCATTTACTTATTCTAACCAGTAACTGTGTACTTGCCAAGAGCAAAAGCCAGGGACTAGGGAATTCAGAAAGACAAGCCTTGTTGGGAGTTTTTCCTTCACATATTTCAGATTGGATTAGAGGCAAGTATGAATTCCTTCTCTTTGGATGTGGAGAAAATCCAAGAAGGTAGCTGGACCCCACAGCTTTGGCTCAAGGGGAAgatttcaaaagacaaaataagaaatatggaATAGAAGAGGGTGTTCCAGGCAAGGACAGGGTGTGTTGGAGCCCATCCAACTGGGACATGAACTGATGAGACATAAAGGCCACATAAATGGAACAGACTTGTACTCACGGGAAGAAGCCAGGGCTAAGAATGAGGCACTGCTTGTTTTCCTCAGCAAGAAGTCCTACCAATGAATTACATCAGGGCCTCCTTTAAGAGTGAAGGCCAAGGGGCCGAGGAGCCTGGTGACTGACTAGTGGGCCTCGTGACCCTGTTGTGGAGCAGTTGCCAACCCCAGGGCTGAGCCTGcttcgggggggagggggggaccgcGGTAGTTCACTGCAGCCAAGGTCCGAAACCTTGTCAAATCAATGGCAGCCCTCCAAGGATTCTTCCAAGATCCCACAAACTCATCAGAGATGCTCCTTCACTGGAGCCTTTCTCTAACACACGGTACTGAGagttttctgagaaaataaattttgaaaattttggcTATGGGAAAACCCATGCGGTATATGGGTAGGCCTAAttactagattaaaaaaacaaaaccctgcataAAGCATCCTTATGTGCTAGTTTTAAGTTTTGTAGTTCATCTTACAGATCCTTAAAAAGCCCTCCCTGTTCATCGGCCATTACCCCACCACTCGCATTACTATACACTTACACTTGCTGCCAAGTCCCTTTCACAGCTCTCACTGGCTGAATGCTACTGGCCACGATGCAGGGGTGCGTGAAGACATGGCCTCCCGGAAGGCTTACAGTAAGGTCATAGTGGAGACCTACCAGAACCCAGGCCTCTTCCAAATACCTAGTTTGGGTGGGGTCCTTATTCACAAAGGTTTGGTTCTTAGTGAATGTTTAATTCTGAAATACCTTTAGGGAAAGGATAGGATCTGTGCATGGGATGGACACTCGCTTCAAAGACGGGCCCTCCACGTAAGGTATGTGACAAATTCCAGGACCCATAGTCCTGCTTCTACCTTGATTCAACCAACATTTAGTTTTAGATCTTTCTTGAGAACTTTATTCATCAAAGAATCCCCCAAATGATTTAAACGGCTATGGAAGTTCTCTTTCACTTcatggaggtgtgtgtgtgtatacatatagatACTACACTAGCACTTTAGAGTATTTCCTGAAATGCCCTCTCTTTGTCTAACTTGTATTTTAACCAAAGTTAACAGGGAAATAGCTGGAGCACTGTTTCAAAAAACCTACCTCCAATAACATTTCAGCAGTTGAGGCTGGGAGGCAGTGTTCTCTTCCCATTTCCTGAGGCTTTTTAATATAATCATGCTGATTTGTGCCTGTGCCTCCCAACTCAACTGCGGTCTTTGAGCTAACCACTCAAAAACCTCCTTTAATTAACAGAGTCACCTGAGGAGGTGAGTCAGAAGTCTGGAGAATCATCACTTCCACTGACCAAAACCTGGCTGCTTTCCAGCCTCAAAAAGGACACAGCCTTGCAGAAGCATACAATAATCGCCTGGCAGAGAGCAGCGGACCAGAGGCTGAGCAGCCTGGAAGCAAACTCGAAGAAGATGGGGTCGGGCAGGTGGAGAAGGGACATGTACTTGTCCTCTTCTCCACCCCACACTCTTTGTGGTAGTCCAACAGAAGGAGAGCATGCATTTGGTCCACAGCAAGCCAGATCATGTAGGTAATGGAGGAAGGACTACATAGATCCCTTTATCATAGGCTCCTCTCTCCAGGCACCAAATCCTGCcaagacacaaacacacagacacaaaagtcTGAATAGGCTCAACCTGAGAACGAGTGAAACTGCAGGAAAGCAGCTGTAGTCATGCTAAGATGGGCTAGGGAAGGGAGGACAGGGCAAGCCCCAGCTGTCCCCTGGTTACTTTCCTGTTGCTAGACAGAGGAGAGGTGCACTCACATGGCACAGCAGACGGTGTCAGCTGACTTCACAGTAAGTAGTCCTCTTCAAGATTATCATCACCAGACACAGAGGCAGCTTCTGCTTAGCAGAAAGGGGAGGAAGTTAGGCATGGCCACTGAGACTCAGGGAATACGGACTTCTTGGTGCCCCGTGGCTGCTTTTTAAGAGCTAAGTCTTAACATTGTCCCTAGTTTGGAGACCCACTGAAAACCAGTAATTCCCAAAGATGCTCTGGGGAGGAAATGCGGTTTGTACCTGACAAGCTGAGGCAGGACAGGGTATTTGCTATTTCTCCAGGGCTCTTCCTGGTCTCAGCGAGCATGTTGCCGAGAGAGACCTCTGTTTCTGTGGCCTGCAGGGATGAAGACAAGAGAAGAAGACTGTAGTGGCTGGTGGGAAAGGAGAGGCCGCCCTCTCATTTTGTCCTCAGGCTCTGGTTAAGGCAGTGGAGTCAGATAGCTGAGAGGAACAAGGATGCCCCCTTAGGAAAGGCATCCTTAGCACAGAGTCCATAGCACGTCACGTGTGACCAGAAGCCCTCCCGTCTCCCGGGGCAGACTCGCCCCGGGGCAGCACATTACATGTACTCACCACATCGTGCAACATGTCTGGGATGGCTCTGTCTTCTTCCATGTCTTCAGGAAGTTCAACTGCATATCCTTTACGAACTAATTCTAACCCAATATCAagtttctgagaagaaaaatgcaaaggGAATGATGTTCTCTGTAGAGAGGGGCATATCTGAGGAACCAGGACAGCAGGGTTAGGAGTGATACTTTAAAGACAttccttcaggggtgcctgggtggctcagtcggttgagcgtccgacttcagctcaggtcatgatcttgtagcttgtgagttcaagccccgtgtcgggctctgtgctgacagctcagagcctggagcctcttcagattctgtgtctttctctctctctctctgcccctcccccgctcacactgtctctcaaaaataaacaaacattaaaaaaaaattaaagacattccTTCAGTAAGCAGGATCTTAGGAGGCAGGAATAATAGCAAATATCAGATAAgggcttctgggaaagaaaaaatgaatgaggatATAAATATACTGACGAGACAGTGAGCAATGAATAGACCCCAGTCATACCTTCCCATTGCTAGTATCATATAAGTAAATCTTGGGCCAAGTTGAGATCCCAGTCTGGACATAGCTGGAGATCTTAGCCACCAGGGGCTTCCAGTCAGCACAGTGAGTGAGTCTGTCAAACTCATCCAAAGCTTCCTCTTCCCACTGTTCACCTGGCAAAAGATTGCAGGGAGAACCTAAGAAGGAGTCCCTACTGATGGGATGAGATTATACCCACCTATTTCTACTCCAAAAGACACCTATGTCTGCCTGCCAGGCGTGTTCCTGGTTATTGCTTTCTACTGCTGGGAGGGAAAAGACAACTGAGTGCCCAGAACTCAAAAAGCCTGGGAATGTGAGAAATCCTGCCAAGTGCTATaaggaagttattttatttgGAGGCAAGGTCAATAGGTATTGTGACCAATTTACCTGAGGGGGCGATCCGTGCCAGACTACATTCTATTGCTTGAAATGGAAGACTTAGGAAGTCACTcctaaaggaaagaaacaaattagAATCCCAGTGCCAGAAGGGCCTCTTACAGTCTGTGTTTCTAGACATCACCAATGAACCCAAGGGAGAAGATAATCATCTGCTCTCTGTCAGCAGGCTCTCTTCCCAACCCCCCCAGTGATGAGTGCCAAGAGCAAACCACCTGCGATGGCCAGGGCTGAGTTAACAGCTGGGACTCCACCTGGGCCTCCACACTGACCTGAGTGCCCGGAGGTCCTTCAGTGGGCAATCGCCATTATCTCCAAAGTCAACGAAGTACAGGTCCAGGTTCCCATTCTCCAAAGTGCCAAGGACCCGAGCTCGGTACCAGGAGCCATTTGTAGGTAGAGGTGCTGCTACAATGTCTCCCACATGCACAATCAAGTCTTCAGGCTGCACATGAGGAGGGGGATCAGGATTGGGAGAGTTAGGATGGGCAGGCTAAAAAACAGATAAGCAGTAAATAcgaggagaagaaagaacaagtagTTGTTccctaggaaaaaaagagaacatatcACAATAAAAAAGGCCCCCTTTTCATCAAACCCAACCCTGTCCCTACAGTAACTCACTAGACTGTTCTCATAGTGCTGGGTCATCTCACTGACAAGCTTATCCAGCTGCAGACTGCGGGAGCCAATGATCTGGATCCAGAAGTGGTTAGGGTGTTCAGAGGCAGACACGTAGACTTCCAGGAACTCATCGGCATGGAAACTGAAGTCCGGACTAGGGACTAAACACAGGGATAAGCAAGTTAAGCTACAGAATCCTCACCATCTAACCTGGTGACCATATTAAAACTATGGTTGAAATGGGGAgactggaggtgcctgggtggctcagtgggttgagtatcCCATTCttcttttcagctcaggtcatgatcccagggttgtgggattgagccctgcatcaggctccacatacAGCACGgggcctacttaggattctctctccctccctccctccctccctctctctctctctctctctctctctctctgcccctctcccctgcttgtgctctaaaattaaaaaaaaaaaaaaaaaaaaaaaaggcagactgCATCAGAAGCGAGAGTTACAAAAATAACCAAGTGGCtatcaccatttaaaaaatggctggaggggggcgcctgggtggcgcagtcggttaagcgtccgacttcagccaggtcacgatctcgcggtccatgagttcgagccccgcgtcgggctctgggctgatggctcggagcctggagcctgtttccgattctgtgtctccctctctctctgcccctcccccgttcatgctctgtgtctctctgtcccaaaaataaataaaaaacgttgaaaaaaaaaattaaaaaaaaaaaaatggctggagGGACAACTGAATGATTCATATAAGAACATCCTGAAGAAAGGTGCTAAGCTGAGTGGTGTACTGTTCTATGTAACTGAGTAATAAGTTTACACTTCTAGTCATCTGCCATGTATTCAAATCAGACATCAATTATAACTGCAACATGGACCAAAGGAAAGATGTGGGCCTGTTCCAGATCCTACTCTATCACTGACTCATTGTGTGACCCCCAAACAAGTCTATGAACCTCTTAGGGGGCCTGGTCTTCCCCGTCCATCCCTAAACCTATGCACAGAAGAGAATGCTCACAATCTTTTCATCCTCCTTGAATggtgatgatttttaaaagcagtaatgagataagccaaaaaaaaaaatcaggctgaGTATTTTACTTGTTTAATAAATCTGTTTAGAAATGAATACCATGTAAATTCAATTACTTGATATATTACTCAGACTAGTTTCCTGTGAACTAGTATATTTCACTAGTATATTATCATTCTCCATCACTAGTCTGGTTTGTGTTCCGAAAATTATTCATGGTTAATAGTAACCCAAGTAAAATATCACCACACAAAAGGACTTCTGTGAAGAGGCTCATAAGTGcagtcaagaaaacagaaattatttttactgcttccTTTTTTGGGTTGTCTAAGCCAGTATTTCTACCTTTCATATGGTAAATGGGTTCCCATTTGTTACATACTTTCAAACATGGACATCTCTGGACTGGTCTGGGCTCCAGATTTCTGAAAGCTGTCCCCATTAGGTTTCTCCCAAGCACCTTCTGGCCCTTCGACAGCCATGTCACCGCTTCCTTTTCGGGGAGGAACTCTCAGTGGTGTAGCCGGCTCCGGCCCGGCACCAGTATCAGTGCTCTTCCACAAAGCTGGCTCTCCAGCTCCACCAGACTCTATCGCTTCGTCTCTTCTTACACTGATTGGCTGCTTGCGTGGGACTCTGGTTTCTGCAGAATGAGCAATTCTCTTCCGAAGTTCTTCATCTTCTGAAACTTTCTCTAGTATCAAATGCTGTGGAAAATAAGAGAGGAGATCGATTTGGCCACATATTTTGACCCAGGGTGGAGTAAAGGATTCTTCTCATTCTTAGACACAATTCAAGTCTATTAACTACTTGCCTTGGCTGCTGCCACTTCCTTCTGTGTTCCTGAGATTTTTATAAGCCTTGATAGTAGTAGCGTCCCCTCTGATTCTTTGTCACAGGTAATTTTGGCTCCAGAGGCTTTACAGATAGAACGAATTGTCTCGCCACCCCTCCCTGCAttgaaaaacacataaaaacctGTCCTTCCCTCTTGGCCAGCTTTAACCACtagaaaaatcactattttgtataTACTAGGAGAGGAGAGTCTGTTCTTATTTTCAAAGTGAACAGAATGTAAGATACTGACTAGAAAGCAGGAACTATTGCAATCCTTACTATATGAAGGGGAACAGGGACaatcttctctttctgctttacTTAAACTCTATAAACATTTAGTGTACTTCACGTCATTCCCATTTTTTGGCCACTCAGCACACTTTATATCTGCACTTTATTAGAAGATATCCTACACAGTGTGAGAGGCACTGAGGCAAGAATGGACAATTCTCTGCCTCTAGGAGAAGCATAAGGACTGCTCTAGGGGAAGGCATAGCAGGTGCTCTCTGGAAGAGCACGGTCTTGAAAGATCTGGGATAAATATGAGCAGGCttagctcttctttaaaaatctattgtgAGGTAAATACATTTACCTGAGCCCTTCTGGAGCCTATTTGTAAAGTTCAGACCATATAGCTTCTTGGGGTAATGGGGTTTGGGTTTACCACTGCTTCTGTAAAAATGTACAGCTCTGGTCTCAATGTTCCTGTCTCCCCACGCTCCCTCAGGAAGGTGATGGGGAAGAAGGCCAGGAAAAACCCTTGGGAAGGTATGAAAGGAAGGCaaaggtgaaagaaaaaggaaccagcAGAAGAAGCTGTCCAGTGGTACCTATGATCCTGCCCACGGATCTCTGCGGAACAGAAAGCTGCTCAGACACAGGGGTATTCTCTGTCAGGATCTGATGGATGGCTGCTTTGGCCTTGCACACCTGCACAGGAAACCCACTGATAAGCAGCACCCGTTCATCGCCTACATCCTCTGTGTCCACATCAATCCGAGCACCTGTCTGTTTCCGCAGCTGCAGAGAAAAGGATACGTGGCAGTCCGCTCTGGAATAGCTCCCATTTGGGTCAGCTAGGTATACTTTCAACTTAACCCTGGAAgtagatggaactggacagtTATCAGTTAAATCAAGATGCTATAAGCTGTCCTCAACTATCTGTACTGATGAAAGGCGATTAGTGACAAAGGTAACCCCAAATAATAGTTCATTCAAAACagtttctctttatattttttaaaaaatttttagatgcttatttatttttgagagagcgtgcacgagtgcaaacgggagaggagcagagagagagacagagacacagaatctgaagcaggctccaggctctgagctgtcaagcacagagtccgatgcagggcttgaactcaccaaactgcaagatcatgacctgagccaaagtcagaagcttgacCAACTAAGCttctaactaactaactaactaactaactaactaactaactaactaaccaaccaaccaaccaaccaaccaaccaaccaaccaggcACCACTCTCTTTGTATTTAGaaccctctttccctctcattttATTTGGATCAGAGAAtccaatattttgttttcttaacaaacTGAAtagataataagaaaaattagGCCAATTCAATATTTACTATCAATTAATGAGAGCTAATTAATTCCACAGTAGAAAAGAATGGTTCAGACTGCACCAAGTTTAGAATCACACAATCAAAAATTCCCatttcagggcatctgggttgctcagtcagttgagtgtccgatttcagcttaggtcatgatctcatggtcaggctctgtgctgacagctcggaacctggagcctgcttcagattctgtgtctctctctctctctctctgcccctctcctgctcgcactctgtctctctcaaaaataaataaacattaaaaaaaaaaattcaagagcacctgggtagctcagttaagtgtcttgacttcagctcagatcatgctctcccattttgtgagttcgagccccacagcaggctctctgctgtcagcgcagagcccacttaggatctgctgttcccctctctgctgctcccctgctcacgcgtgcatgctcactctctctgcctctctaaaataaacatttaaaaaaaaatccccatttcAAGCTAAGTCATGCATGCTCTGGGGAGAAGTACTCTTCTTTAGAAGGAAAAGAGCATGGTTAGctaaatgttcctttatttttttcttttaaagacctACATAGTGCAGGTGGCTTTtgtgggatgggggcagaggagggaagaagttATTAAGCAGAATCAATCCCTGGGAAAGCCAATTGCTTGCTTACACACTTACCTGTTTAATATTGGCTCCTTGCCGGCCAATGATGAGCTTTACGGCCTCCTGGGGAACTCGCATCTCTATTTCAATGTCGTCCTCCCCAACAAATGTCAACCGTTCTTCTGCATAGATCATGGCTCATCAGATCAGACTCAGATAGCATCCAAGTACCCCAGCCCTCCCCTGAAACTAGGTGTCAAAGAGACTGATCCACAAGACAGACTAAGGATCTCAACCATAATGACAAAGAAAAGTAGCACCTGAGTAGGAATTAGAGGGTCCCAGAAGATAGGCATTGTCTCTGGGATACTGTTTCAGATGCTAAAATGGGAGAAGCATTTGGCTCTGCAAGAAAGGGGTGCTGGATTTTGGGTAAGCTGTGTCTCCCAAGATAGGACTCCTGGAGAAGAACAAAGGCTAAATTGCCCAATGAATACACTGGGC
This Lynx canadensis isolate LIC74 chromosome C1, mLynCan4.pri.v2, whole genome shotgun sequence DNA region includes the following protein-coding sequences:
- the OAZ3 gene encoding LOW QUALITY PROTEIN: ornithine decarboxylase antizyme 3 (The sequence of the model RefSeq protein was modified relative to this genomic sequence to represent the inferred CDS: deleted 1 base in 1 codon) is translated as MCSTPGLLKRGKTRNYLYPIWSPYAYYLYCYKYRITLREKMLPCYKSIIYKEREDLTLRPRYCLQCSESPAGLQGVRSTEQGDHDQLKELYSAGNLTVLATDPLLHQDPVQLDFHFRCTPQTSTHWHGLLCDHRLFLDIPYQVLDQGNWESLTATLEYVEEKTNVDLVFVSFQNNRNDRGALLRAFSYMGFEVVRPDHPVLPPWDNVIFMVYPLERELGHLPSEPP
- the TDRKH gene encoding tudor and KH domain-containing protein, whose protein sequence is MSTERTSWTSLSTIQKIALGLGIPASATVAYILYRRYRESREERLTFVGEDDIEIEMRVPQEAVKLIIGRQGANIKQLRKQTGARIDVDTEDVGDERVLLISGFPVQVCKAKAAIHQILTENTPVSEQLSVPQRSVGRIIGRGGETIRSICKASGAKITCDKESEGTLLLSRLIKISGTQKEVAAAKHLILEKVSEDEELRKRIAHSAETRVPRKQPISVRRDEAIESGGAGEPALWKSTDTGAGPEPATPLRVPPRKGSGDMAVEGPEGAWEKPNGDSFQKSGAQTSPEMSMFEIPSPDFSFHADEFLEVYVSASEHPNHFWIQIIGSRSLQLDKLVSEMTQHYENSLPEDLIVHVGDIVAAPLPTNGSWYRARVLGTLENGNLDLYFVDFGDNGDCPLKDLRALRSDFLSLPFQAIECSLARIAPSGEQWEEEALDEFDRLTHCADWKPLVAKISSYVQTGISTWPKIYLYDTSNGKKLDIGLELVRKGYAVELPEDMEEDRAIPDMLHDVATETEVSLGNMLAETRKSPGEIANTLSCLSLSEAASVSGDDNLEEDYLL